One segment of Nostoc piscinale CENA21 DNA contains the following:
- a CDS encoding zinc-dependent alcohol dehydrogenase family protein, with protein MRAMVLDAPHQPLRLAELPIPQPNAEQVLIRVHTCAVCRTDLHIVDGELTHPKLPLIPGHQIVGTIEAIGAKVDKFYVGQRVGVPWLGHTCDRCRYCRSGRENLCDFAEFTGYNLDGGYAEYTVADHRFCFALDSTFPDLQAAPLLCGGLIGYRAYSMTGDAEKIGFYGFGSSAHILIQLARYQGRQIFAFTRSGDITGQEFALQLGATWAGDSDTLPPEPLDAAIIFAPVGKLVPAALRAVAKGGIVVCAGIHMSDIPSFPYEILWEERMLRSVANLTRKDGEEFLALAPKVPIQTEVNAFPLTQANEALNALRNGEIEGSAVLVVD; from the coding sequence ATGCGTGCAATGGTTTTAGATGCACCACATCAACCTCTACGTTTAGCTGAGTTACCAATACCTCAACCCAATGCAGAACAAGTTTTGATTCGGGTTCATACTTGTGCTGTTTGCCGCACAGATTTACATATAGTTGATGGAGAATTGACTCATCCCAAATTACCTTTAATACCTGGACATCAAATTGTCGGCACTATCGAGGCAATTGGGGCAAAGGTTGATAAATTTTATGTCGGTCAACGGGTGGGAGTGCCTTGGTTGGGTCATACTTGCGATCGCTGTCGTTATTGTCGCTCAGGACGAGAAAATCTCTGCGATTTTGCTGAATTTACTGGCTATAACCTAGATGGTGGTTATGCAGAATATACTGTAGCTGATCACCGCTTTTGCTTTGCCTTAGATTCTACCTTTCCTGATTTACAAGCTGCGCCTTTATTATGTGGTGGTTTAATTGGTTATCGCGCTTACAGTATGACAGGCGATGCTGAAAAAATTGGTTTTTATGGGTTTGGTTCATCTGCCCATATCTTAATTCAATTAGCCCGCTATCAAGGTCGGCAAATTTTTGCTTTCACTCGTTCTGGAGATATCACCGGACAAGAATTTGCTCTGCAACTCGGCGCAACATGGGCTGGTGACTCCGACACATTACCACCAGAACCTTTAGATGCAGCGATAATTTTTGCGCCTGTAGGTAAATTAGTCCCAGCAGCTTTACGCGCAGTCGCTAAAGGTGGAATTGTAGTTTGTGCAGGTATTCACATGAGTGATATTCCCTCTTTTCCTTACGAAATTCTTTGGGAAGAAAGAATGTTACGTTCTGTTGCTAATTTAACTCGCAAAGATGGCGAAGAATTTCTCGCTTTAGCACCCAAAGTTCCGATTCAAACAGAAGTGAATGCTTTTCCTCTCACCCAAGCAAATGAAGCTTTGAACGCCCTTCGTAATGGCGAAATTGAAGGTTCAGCAGTTTTAGTAGTTGATTAA
- a CDS encoding nicotinate phosphoribosyltransferase, producing MATIPDLGSYQRQDLTISAADYSLLTDLYQLTMAACYVGEGLEQKQASFELFVRRSPENFGYLIAMGLEQVLAYLEKLSFTHSQIAALQATGIFAHASDRFWSLLAEAKFTGDVWAVPEGTAVFPNEPFLRIEAPLWQAQLIETYLLNTINYQTLIATRAARLRDVAGEKAKLLEFGTRRAFSPQGALWAARAALAGGLDATSNVLAALQLGQQPSGTMAHALVMALSAMEGSEAEAFTAFHRYFPGAPLLIDTYDTIAAAEKLAAKVNAGEMELSGVRLDSGDLVSLSKQVRSLLPNVPIVASGDLDEWEIARLKGAGTVIDGYGLGTRLVTGKPVNGVYKLVEIDGVPVMKQSSGKVTYPGRKQIFRSFVGGKVKADRLGLITETPQSETPLLQLVMKQGERMQLPETLAEIRQRTAITIASLPEETRQISNPLALPVDISAGLQKLTEETKELTAKNAKGAK from the coding sequence ATGGCAACTATCCCAGACTTGGGCAGCTACCAGCGCCAAGACTTGACAATCTCTGCGGCTGATTACAGCTTGCTAACCGACCTTTATCAGCTAACAATGGCAGCTTGTTATGTCGGTGAAGGATTAGAACAAAAACAAGCTAGTTTTGAGCTATTTGTGAGGCGATCGCCAGAAAATTTTGGCTATCTCATTGCAATGGGTTTAGAGCAAGTTCTGGCATATTTAGAAAAGTTAAGTTTTACTCATTCTCAAATTGCCGCACTCCAGGCGACGGGAATTTTCGCCCACGCCAGCGATCGCTTTTGGTCGTTATTGGCTGAAGCTAAATTCACTGGTGATGTTTGGGCAGTTCCTGAAGGCACAGCCGTATTTCCTAACGAGCCATTTTTGCGAATTGAAGCGCCACTTTGGCAAGCCCAACTAATAGAAACTTACCTCTTAAATACAATCAATTATCAAACTTTAATTGCCACCAGAGCCGCCCGTTTGCGTGATGTGGCTGGGGAAAAAGCCAAACTTTTAGAGTTCGGCACAAGACGGGCATTCAGTCCCCAAGGGGCGTTGTGGGCGGCACGGGCAGCTTTAGCCGGGGGGCTAGATGCTACCTCGAATGTGTTAGCCGCACTACAACTAGGTCAACAGCCAAGTGGTACGATGGCTCACGCCTTGGTCATGGCGTTGTCAGCGATGGAAGGCAGTGAAGCCGAAGCTTTTACGGCATTTCATCGCTATTTTCCCGGTGCGCCCTTGTTAATTGATACTTACGATACCATCGCGGCGGCGGAAAAGTTGGCAGCAAAAGTGAATGCTGGAGAAATGGAATTATCAGGAGTCAGACTGGATTCTGGTGATTTGGTAAGCTTATCCAAACAAGTGCGATCGCTGTTACCAAATGTGCCGATTGTTGCCAGTGGTGATTTAGATGAATGGGAAATTGCCAGACTTAAAGGGGCTGGGACGGTAATTGATGGTTACGGTTTGGGAACGCGACTGGTAACGGGTAAGCCTGTCAACGGGGTTTACAAGCTAGTAGAAATTGATGGCGTTCCAGTCATGAAGCAGTCTAGCGGTAAGGTAACTTATCCCGGACGCAAGCAGATTTTTCGGTCATTTGTCGGTGGCAAGGTAAAAGCTGATAGGTTGGGATTAATCACAGAAACACCGCAATCAGAAACACCTTTGCTGCAATTAGTCATGAAGCAAGGCGAACGAATGCAATTGCCAGAAACTTTGGCAGAAATTCGCCAACGAACCGCCATAACAATCGCTAGTTTGCCAGAAGAGACAAGGCAGATATCAAATCCTCTGGCTTTGCCGGTGGATATTTCGGCTGGGTTGCAAAAGTTGACTGAAGAGACGAAGGAACTAACCGCAAAGAACGCAAAGGGCGCAAAGTAA
- a CDS encoding CHAT domain-containing protein, producing the protein MRSLIIFINLLLISEFLGVFPLIALAQSSSQPSPSTQPQPPTEAEPKVLVSEVVVKGAPENLEDLVYKTIKIKPGKTSTRSQLQEDINAIFATGWFSNVRAEPADTPLGVRVTFIVKTNPVLKKVELTAVPQASTILSPQVVNSIFSKDYGSTLNLNKLQNNIAQLYKWYQDKGYILASVVGPPQVDDNGVVKLKIAEGVIEDIQVKFLTDDDKEIDKDGKPIEGKIPAKLIIEEFNIKPGQVFLKSVTQQQIKHLFDFGLFKNVEVAFEPGKDKNKFIAIIKVKENELAEKLGEKFFVNQQALNKAQANKDELGIANATNNIANIYADLKEKDDQKKAIPKYQEALKIFQHKQDLIGQAKVLNNLGNTYNKIQEYKQAIENYNQSLILFQKLKMPFWEALTLNNLALNYRELDEKEMAMEIYTKALKMWQKFSKNPSLAKIGVNKTDEDSKSIKTSSLYFGIATSSTKGTSGISGVQIGNSETLEYLPLPDVRLWEAETLFNISGIYQAFADYQQALYIFSDAEKIWGAINFEKIVDALQIEDKKDTKKSSLALLRTLPELPKIRLYNEVDKPEITANNLNNFILKLTSLLSNIEPENSDKITQLLPAFLPFFNSALTSEEDGSNNDKFAENIWPKFRPLLKEFLREFNQNPKQPYAQSINNLLSAADAYFSKDNQLKLEAINILETEYQSLEKAYPQFTQFSGFVISYLGKEKGKVLTDVGRNTEAVAAYQKALSAPPFLGVSLNNDRQEILYLIGKSYLKNRQYQQAEEFFNQSLTEAQANKKNIQKADVYLGLSMLERERGNFQKAQAQIEKAIATVESEGAQIENAEREEKDKPVLRITTYRSYTSLAKYLESKQNYYAFYVDLLMKLHQKNPQVGYDIQGFQASERSHARSLLAIINRTNQTSRLGKQNQKELDVRAVELAKPVEIKQIQKQILDDDTLLLEYLLGEEHSYLWLVSKTGVSSYQLPKISEIEPLARKFYTAVSSPNPSLRDRQSSQQLSQILLGQVANQLGQKRLLIVADGILQYIPFNALPHPNSPADKPEPLLVKHEIVGLPSVSTLAVIRNRQNSRKPSKSLAIFADPVFSRNDERLKSRFTKSNDEELYERLTGTRQEADEILSLFPNSQKLVKFDFAANRQAAINPEISQYRFVHFASHGILDSQRPERSGMVMSVVNEVGDVQRSLLSIPDTFNLKLSADLVVLSGCRTGLGKTVKGEGLVGLTGGLMYAGGKSVVSSLWDVADEGTALLMSKFYSAILQKGLKPSSALRQAQLEMWRDPQWNAPYYWSAFVFQGEWN; encoded by the coding sequence ATGAGAAGTTTAATTATATTCATCAATCTACTTTTAATATCAGAGTTTCTTGGGGTGTTTCCTTTAATTGCTTTAGCACAGTCATCATCTCAACCATCTCCTAGTACGCAACCACAGCCACCAACAGAAGCAGAACCAAAGGTACTTGTCTCAGAAGTAGTAGTAAAAGGCGCACCAGAAAATTTAGAAGATTTAGTTTACAAAACAATTAAGATTAAACCAGGTAAAACAAGTACGCGATCGCAATTACAAGAAGACATCAACGCCATTTTCGCTACAGGGTGGTTTTCTAACGTCAGAGCCGAACCAGCCGATACTCCATTAGGGGTACGTGTAACTTTTATTGTCAAAACTAACCCCGTTTTAAAAAAAGTAGAACTAACTGCTGTACCTCAAGCTTCTACCATACTATCGCCACAAGTCGTTAATAGCATTTTTAGTAAAGATTACGGTAGCACTTTAAATTTAAATAAATTGCAAAATAATATCGCGCAGTTATATAAATGGTATCAAGATAAAGGCTATATCTTGGCAAGTGTAGTTGGCCCGCCACAAGTTGATGACAATGGTGTTGTCAAACTAAAAATTGCTGAAGGGGTAATTGAAGATATTCAAGTTAAATTTTTAACAGACGACGATAAAGAAATAGATAAAGATGGTAAACCCATTGAAGGGAAGATTCCTGCAAAATTGATTATAGAAGAGTTTAATATTAAACCGGGACAAGTATTTCTAAAATCGGTAACACAGCAACAAATAAAGCATTTATTTGATTTTGGCTTATTTAAGAATGTAGAAGTTGCCTTTGAACCAGGTAAAGATAAAAACAAATTCATCGCAATTATTAAAGTTAAAGAAAATGAACTAGCCGAGAAGCTAGGTGAGAAATTTTTTGTTAATCAACAAGCTTTAAATAAAGCCCAAGCTAACAAGGATGAATTAGGAATTGCAAATGCTACCAACAATATTGCTAATATTTATGCTGACTTAAAAGAAAAAGATGACCAAAAAAAGGCTATTCCTAAATATCAAGAAGCCCTGAAGATTTTTCAGCATAAGCAAGATTTAATTGGACAAGCTAAAGTTTTGAATAACTTAGGTAATACATATAATAAAATTCAAGAATATAAACAGGCAATTGAAAATTACAATCAATCACTCATTCTGTTTCAGAAATTAAAAATGCCATTTTGGGAAGCTTTGACTTTAAATAATTTAGCTCTAAATTATCGAGAGCTAGATGAAAAAGAAATGGCGATGGAAATATATACCAAAGCACTGAAAATGTGGCAGAAGTTTAGTAAAAATCCTAGCCTAGCTAAAATTGGAGTTAACAAGACAGACGAAGATTCTAAATCAATTAAAACTAGTTCTCTATATTTTGGAATTGCTACATCTAGTACTAAAGGTACTAGTGGAATTTCAGGCGTACAAATAGGTAATAGTGAAACTTTAGAATACTTACCTCTTCCAGATGTGCGTCTTTGGGAAGCTGAAACACTTTTCAATATTAGTGGTATTTATCAAGCTTTTGCCGATTATCAACAGGCTTTGTATATTTTCAGTGATGCCGAAAAAATTTGGGGAGCTATTAATTTTGAAAAAATAGTTGACGCTCTTCAAATAGAGGATAAGAAGGATACTAAGAAGTCATCTTTGGCTTTATTAAGGACATTACCAGAACTACCAAAAATTAGGTTATATAATGAAGTAGATAAACCAGAGATAACAGCTAATAATCTTAACAATTTTATCCTAAAACTGACTTCGTTACTATCTAATATAGAACCCGAAAACAGTGATAAAATCACACAATTACTGCCAGCATTTTTACCGTTTTTTAATTCAGCTTTAACATCAGAAGAAGATGGTAGTAACAATGATAAATTTGCTGAAAATATCTGGCCGAAATTTAGACCATTACTAAAAGAATTTCTACGTGAATTTAATCAAAATCCTAAACAACCTTATGCTCAATCTATTAATAATTTATTATCTGCTGCTGATGCTTATTTTTCCAAAGATAATCAACTAAAATTAGAAGCAATAAACATACTAGAAACAGAATACCAATCTTTAGAAAAAGCTTACCCACAATTTACTCAGTTCTCTGGCTTCGTTATCTCTTACTTAGGTAAAGAAAAAGGAAAAGTTTTAACTGATGTAGGAAGAAACACTGAAGCTGTAGCAGCATACCAAAAAGCTTTGTCTGCACCACCATTTCTTGGCGTTAGCTTGAATAACGATAGACAAGAAATACTATATTTAATTGGTAAATCTTATTTAAAAAATCGTCAATATCAGCAAGCAGAAGAATTTTTTAACCAATCATTAACTGAAGCCCAAGCCAATAAAAAAAATATCCAAAAAGCTGATGTTTACTTAGGTTTATCTATGTTAGAACGCGAACGTGGCAATTTTCAGAAAGCACAAGCACAAATAGAAAAAGCAATTGCCACGGTTGAATCAGAAGGCGCTCAAATTGAGAATGCTGAACGAGAAGAAAAAGATAAACCTGTACTGAGAATAACAACATATCGGTCTTATACTAGTTTAGCTAAATATTTAGAATCAAAACAAAATTATTATGCGTTTTATGTGGATTTATTAATGAAGTTACATCAAAAAAATCCGCAAGTAGGTTATGATATTCAAGGTTTTCAAGCTAGTGAACGCTCTCATGCTCGCAGTTTATTAGCGATAATTAATAGAACAAATCAAACTTCAAGATTGGGCAAACAAAATCAAAAAGAATTAGATGTGCGAGCAGTTGAATTAGCTAAACCAGTAGAAATTAAGCAAATTCAAAAACAAATTTTAGATGATGACACCTTACTTTTAGAATATCTATTAGGAGAAGAGCATAGTTACTTATGGTTAGTTAGTAAAACTGGTGTTAGCAGTTATCAATTACCCAAGATTTCGGAAATAGAGCCTTTAGCCAGAAAATTTTATACAGCAGTTTCTTCTCCCAATCCATCATTGCGCGATCGCCAATCATCCCAACAGTTGAGTCAAATACTTTTGGGACAGGTTGCAAATCAACTAGGACAAAAACGCTTATTAATCGTGGCTGATGGCATCCTCCAATATATTCCTTTCAACGCTCTCCCTCATCCCAATTCTCCAGCAGACAAACCCGAACCTTTACTGGTTAAACATGAAATCGTTGGTTTACCCTCAGTTTCTACTCTGGCTGTGATTAGAAATAGACAAAATTCTCGCAAACCCAGTAAAAGTTTAGCTATATTTGCTGACCCAGTTTTTAGCCGCAACGATGAACGATTAAAATCGCGCTTCACCAAGTCTAACGATGAAGAACTCTATGAGCGATTAACCGGTACACGCCAAGAAGCTGACGAAATTCTGTCGTTATTTCCAAATTCGCAAAAATTGGTCAAATTCGACTTCGCAGCGAATCGTCAAGCAGCTATCAACCCAGAGATTAGTCAGTATCGCTTTGTGCATTTCGCTTCTCACGGGATTCTCGATAGCCAAAGACCAGAAAGATCGGGTATGGTCATGTCTGTAGTGAACGAAGTAGGGGATGTCCAAAGAAGCTTGTTATCTATTCCTGATACTTTTAACCTCAAATTATCTGCTGACTTGGTAGTATTAAGCGGTTGTCGTACTGGACTAGGAAAAACTGTTAAAGGCGAAGGTTTAGTCGGACTCACAGGCGGTTTGATGTATGCCGGTGGTAAAAGTGTTGTGTCTAGTTTGTGGGACGTAGCTGATGAAGGTACGGCATTGTTGATGTCCAAGTTTTACTCGGCAATACTACAAAAAGGCTTAAAACCCTCATCTGCACTGCGACAAGCCCAACTAGAGATGTGGCGAGATCCTCAATGGAATGCGCCTTATTATTGGTCTGCGTTTGTCTTTCAAGGGGAATGGAATTAA
- a CDS encoding fibronectin type III domain-containing protein — MKFLQPVLLFVLCFTLVSVHSFGQTMMTVAPQLLTDPFLQLPTANSVRVVWFTEFAGTQHTVAYGGNLQQTAKATTTKLSRIREDQKSRVGKQTQDGQVYQQPTKRDIWRHEAEVTELTPGVRVNYRVSSTTEDGATVSSDVFTLTAKPEPGTPLKILLTSDHQLKPMTAANLQKVVETVGRVDAVWFAGDLVNVSDRASEWFDDNRGNALFPGLQGHAQYEMQHDGVKVTYTGGQIIQHAPMYSCIGNHEVMGRFGRKNSLNDEFDDTFPRAVAQKLYSGKSLIDNSFNTITYEEILSLPESKSGGKRYYAVSFGNVRLIVLYITNMWRTPKLDEKYTGRYREAEKDLNNPENWGYGQIIYEPIAKGSTQYNWLAAELNSPEFQQAKYKVVMFHHPPHTLGDNIVPAYTDPVQISDRNQEGKVTSVRYKYPKNADYIIRDVVPLLEAANVQLVFYGHSHLWNRFVSPGGMHFLETSNVGNTYGAAWGERKREVPTNYQEKYVDIGDPNGLEPVMPSIAPILGEDGKPMPYIASNNITVFSIFDTSTGKVSSYLFDTRKPDSEVIKFDEFRL, encoded by the coding sequence ATGAAATTTCTCCAGCCTGTACTTTTGTTTGTTCTATGCTTTACCTTGGTAAGCGTGCATTCCTTTGGGCAAACTATGATGACCGTAGCGCCTCAACTGTTGACAGATCCATTTTTGCAACTACCAACGGCAAACTCAGTCAGAGTAGTGTGGTTTACTGAGTTTGCCGGGACTCAGCATACAGTGGCTTATGGGGGAAATTTGCAGCAAACTGCTAAAGCCACGACAACTAAACTCAGTCGCATTAGAGAAGACCAAAAATCCAGAGTTGGGAAGCAAACCCAAGACGGACAAGTTTATCAACAACCGACAAAACGTGATATTTGGCGACATGAAGCGGAGGTGACAGAATTAACGCCAGGGGTGCGGGTGAATTATCGAGTTAGCAGTACAACAGAAGACGGCGCAACTGTTAGCAGTGATGTTTTTACCCTGACAGCCAAACCGGAACCGGGGACACCACTCAAAATCCTGTTAACTTCTGACCATCAACTCAAACCGATGACCGCCGCCAACTTGCAAAAAGTCGTAGAGACAGTGGGAAGAGTAGATGCAGTGTGGTTTGCTGGTGATTTAGTTAATGTGAGCGATCGCGCCTCGGAATGGTTTGATGATAATCGGGGTAATGCTTTATTTCCTGGCTTACAAGGTCATGCTCAATACGAAATGCAGCATGATGGCGTGAAAGTCACTTACACAGGCGGACAAATAATTCAACATGCACCTATGTATAGCTGCATTGGTAATCATGAAGTCATGGGGCGTTTTGGCAGAAAAAACAGTTTAAACGATGAATTTGATGATACATTTCCCCGTGCTGTTGCTCAAAAACTGTATAGTGGCAAATCACTAATAGATAATTCTTTTAATACAATTACCTACGAAGAAATATTGAGCTTACCTGAAAGTAAATCAGGCGGTAAAAGATATTATGCAGTTAGCTTTGGTAATGTGCGTTTAATAGTTTTATACATCACAAATATGTGGCGCACACCCAAATTAGATGAAAAATATACAGGTAGATATCGAGAAGCAGAAAAAGATTTAAATAACCCAGAAAATTGGGGTTATGGGCAGATAATTTATGAGCCAATTGCCAAAGGTAGTACACAATATAATTGGTTAGCAGCAGAACTCAACAGTCCAGAATTTCAGCAAGCAAAATACAAAGTTGTGATGTTTCATCACCCGCCCCACACCCTGGGCGATAATATAGTGCCAGCTTACACCGACCCGGTACAAATCAGCGATCGCAATCAGGAAGGCAAAGTTACATCTGTGCGTTACAAATATCCCAAAAACGCTGACTATATTATCCGTGATGTCGTCCCTTTACTAGAAGCTGCTAATGTACAATTGGTCTTTTATGGACATTCCCATTTATGGAATCGCTTTGTTAGTCCTGGGGGAATGCACTTTTTAGAAACCTCAAATGTGGGTAATACTTATGGTGCTGCTTGGGGCGAAAGAAAGCGAGAAGTTCCCACCAACTATCAAGAAAAATATGTTGACATTGGCGACCCCAACGGTTTAGAACCTGTGATGCCCAGCATCGCACCAATATTAGGTGAAGATGGTAAACCAATGCCTTATATAGCTAGTAATAATATTACTGTTTTTAGTATTTTTGATACCAGCACAGGTAAAGTAAGTAGCTATCTTTTTGATACGCGCAAACCAGATTCAGAAGTGATCAAGTTTGATGAATTTCGGTTGTAA
- a CDS encoding dienelactone hydrolase family protein has translation MKLLLSALIAPVAVVLTATQTLAAIQTKNVEYKQGNTVLQGYLAYDDAIKGKRPGVLVVHEWNGLQSYAKQRTEQLAKLGYVAFAADIYGKGIRPKTPEESGKQATIYRNDRKLLRDRALAGLKVLQSNPLTDANRIAAIGYCFGGGTVLELARSGANIAGVVSFHGNLDTPNPNDAKNIKAKVLVLHGADDPFVPAEQVQAFENEMRQANVDWQLISYGGTVHSFTNPDNKGQLKGALYNPVADRRSWENMRQFFAEIFRK, from the coding sequence ATGAAATTACTGCTTTCTGCATTAATTGCACCTGTGGCTGTGGTATTGACTGCTACACAAACATTGGCAGCAATTCAAACCAAAAACGTTGAGTATAAACAAGGCAATACAGTTTTACAAGGCTATCTAGCTTATGATGACGCAATTAAAGGCAAGCGTCCTGGGGTTCTGGTAGTACATGAATGGAATGGACTACAATCTTATGCCAAACAGCGCACAGAACAGTTAGCAAAACTTGGTTATGTTGCCTTTGCAGCTGACATTTATGGTAAAGGTATTAGACCGAAGACTCCTGAAGAGTCTGGTAAGCAAGCTACCATTTATCGGAACGATAGAAAATTGTTACGCGATCGCGCCTTAGCTGGGTTAAAAGTATTACAATCAAATCCGCTCACTGATGCTAACCGAATTGCGGCGATCGGTTATTGTTTTGGCGGTGGTACAGTATTAGAACTTGCCCGTAGTGGTGCTAATATTGCCGGAGTCGTCAGTTTTCACGGCAACCTCGATACACCAAACCCGAACGATGCTAAAAATATCAAAGCCAAAGTTTTAGTATTGCATGGTGCTGATGACCCATTTGTCCCAGCAGAACAAGTCCAAGCTTTTGAAAATGAAATGCGCCAAGCAAATGTAGACTGGCAATTAATTTCTTATGGTGGTACAGTACATAGCTTTACTAACCCAGACAATAAAGGTCAGCTAAAAGGAGCATTATATAACCCCGTTGCTGACCGACGTTCTTGGGAAAATATGCGACAATTTTTTGCCGAAATCTTTCGTAAATAG
- a CDS encoding M3 family metallopeptidase, protein MSAATIPQNPLLKGTGLPPFTEIQAEQVIPAFQQLLKELDEELATLEANAQPTWSGLVEPLEKLTERLTWSWGIVSHLMGVKNSPQLREAYETVQPEVVQFSNKLGQSQVIYNAFKQFRASDTWATLEPAQQRIIETAIRDAELSGVGLSGEARDRFNAIQMELAELSTKFSNHVLDATKAFSLNLITKAEVDGLPQSSLSLAAQAARAAGEENATPENGPWRITLDFPSYGPFMQHSTRRDLREQLYKAYVTRASSGELDNNPLIARILELRQELANLLGYKNFAELSLASKMAPNVAAVEALLEELRSASYDAAVKELAELKAFAATKGAAEAQDLKHWDISFWAERQREAKFSFTTEELRPYFPLPQVLDGLFGLVKRLFGVTVTPADGQAPVWHEDVRYFQIADETGKPIAYFYLDPYSRPAEKRGGAWMDVCINRSKINDNGATSVRLPVAYLVCNQTPPVDGKPSLMTFYEVETLFHEFGHGLHHMLTQVDYSSAAGVNNVEWDAVELPSQFMENWCYERPTLFGMAKHYETGEPLPEHYYQKLLAARNYMSGSATLRQIHFSTVDIELHDRYLPGGDETPAQVRQRIAKTTTVLPPLPEDSFLCAFGHIFEGGYAAGYYSYKWAEVLSADAFAAFEEAGLDDEAAVQATGRRYRDTVLALGGSQHPMEIFKAFRGREPSTVSLLRHNGLLNTAA, encoded by the coding sequence ATGAGTGCAGCCACTATTCCCCAAAATCCCTTGCTTAAAGGTACTGGCTTACCGCCATTTACTGAGATTCAAGCAGAACAAGTAATTCCAGCCTTCCAGCAGTTATTAAAAGAACTGGATGAGGAACTTGCTACCTTAGAAGCTAATGCCCAGCCAACATGGAGTGGTTTAGTCGAACCCTTAGAAAAACTTACCGAACGGCTGACTTGGAGTTGGGGTATAGTCAGTCATTTAATGGGAGTCAAGAATAGTCCCCAGCTGCGCGAAGCTTATGAAACTGTCCAACCCGAAGTGGTACAGTTCAGCAATAAACTTGGTCAAAGTCAAGTTATATACAACGCCTTTAAACAATTCCGGGCGAGTGATACCTGGGCAACCCTAGAACCAGCCCAGCAACGTATTATCGAAACTGCTATCCGGGATGCGGAATTATCGGGTGTAGGCTTATCAGGGGAAGCCAGAGATCGGTTTAATGCCATTCAAATGGAGTTAGCAGAATTATCGACAAAATTCTCTAACCATGTATTAGATGCCACCAAAGCATTTAGCTTAAACCTGATAACCAAAGCAGAAGTTGACGGCTTACCCCAAAGTTCCCTCAGTTTAGCCGCCCAAGCTGCCCGTGCGGCTGGTGAAGAAAACGCCACCCCCGAAAATGGCCCTTGGCGCATAACATTAGATTTTCCTAGCTACGGCCCTTTCATGCAGCACAGCACCCGCCGAGACTTGCGGGAACAGCTGTATAAAGCTTATGTCACCCGTGCTTCTTCGGGTGAGTTAGATAATAATCCTTTAATTGCACGAATTTTAGAGTTACGCCAAGAACTAGCCAATTTATTAGGCTACAAAAACTTTGCTGAATTAAGCCTTGCTAGTAAAATGGCTCCCAATGTTGCAGCAGTCGAAGCACTGTTAGAAGAACTGCGGAGTGCAAGCTATGATGCTGCTGTCAAAGAGTTAGCCGAACTCAAAGCTTTTGCCGCTACCAAAGGCGCAGCAGAAGCCCAAGATTTAAAACATTGGGATATTAGCTTTTGGGCAGAACGCCAACGGGAAGCAAAATTCTCCTTTACCACGGAAGAATTACGTCCTTATTTCCCCTTACCCCAAGTTTTAGACGGCTTATTTGGACTAGTGAAGCGGCTGTTTGGTGTAACTGTCACCCCTGCTGATGGACAAGCACCCGTTTGGCATGAAGATGTGAGATATTTCCAAATTGCTGACGAAACAGGTAAACCCATCGCCTACTTTTACTTAGATCCTTACAGCCGTCCTGCCGAAAAGCGTGGTGGTGCTTGGATGGATGTCTGCATTAACCGTAGTAAAATTAATGACAATGGTGCAACATCTGTGAGGTTGCCTGTAGCTTATTTGGTGTGTAACCAAACGCCGCCAGTTGATGGTAAGCCGAGTTTAATGACATTCTATGAAGTAGAGACATTATTCCACGAATTTGGTCATGGCTTACATCATATGCTGACCCAAGTTGATTACAGCAGCGCAGCCGGGGTGAATAATGTCGAGTGGGATGCTGTGGAACTACCAAGCCAATTTATGGAAAACTGGTGTTATGAACGCCCGACTTTGTTTGGTATGGCGAAGCATTATGAAACTGGTGAACCATTACCAGAGCATTATTACCAAAAACTGTTAGCCGCACGTAACTATATGAGTGGGAGTGCGACACTGCGGCAAATTCACTTCAGCACTGTGGATATAGAACTGCACGATCGCTATCTTCCTGGTGGTGATGAAACTCCCGCCCAAGTGCGCCAGCGTATAGCCAAAACTACCACAGTTTTACCACCCCTACCCGAAGATTCTTTCTTGTGTGCCTTTGGGCATATCTTTGAAGGTGGTTACGCCGCAGGTTACTACAGCTATAAATGGGCTGAGGTGCTGAGTGCGGATGCTTTCGCCGCTTTTGAGGAAGCTGGTTTAGATGATGAAGCCGCCGTTCAAGCCACTGGTAGACGCTACCGTGATACTGTGTTGGCGCTGGGCGGTAGTCAGCATCCAATGGAAATCTTCAAAGCCTTCCGGGGACGGGAACCTAGTACAGTTTCGCTGTTACGGCACAATGGTTTGCTAAATACAGCAGCTTAA